Proteins found in one Cheilinus undulatus linkage group 9, ASM1832078v1, whole genome shotgun sequence genomic segment:
- the znf319b gene encoding zinc finger protein 319 isoform X2, with the protein MDWATSAAKVNPYSRARMTETWQQHTVAPPPVVHSIPPGTENSLGCAVYGIVLQPDATSLQQQQSQHGQHSQHSQQHNGSQQHGGGQHSQQQHSTSLQVGTEGGNKCGACGHDISHLANPHEHQCMVSQDRSFQCTQCLKIFHQATDLLEHQCVQVEQKPFVCGVCKMGFSLLTSLAQHHTSHNSTNPMKCSICEKTYRPGSSGNVTPNQNNLQQPSTDRASASSSSSILPFPSARDRPYKCSVCQKGFKHLSELTRHERVHTGEKPFKCDTCDKAFSQSSHLQHHQRTHSSERPFKCAVCEKSFKHRSHLVRHMYVHSGEHLFKCNLCELHFKESTELLHHPCHPQGSRPFRCATCGKGFKRPSDLRQHERTHSEERPFHCDECQMSFKQQYALLRHRRMHKDPTDRPFKCNLCDKGFMQPSHLLYHQHVHGMDNLFKCASCQKEFSQSGELLRHKCEFVQHRCDPSREKPLKCPDCEKRFKYSSDLNRHRRVHTGEKPYECSHCNKGFKQREHLTKHQSTHSREGQFKCVWCGERFSDLGSLQDHTVQHTADGGGYSVSQCI; encoded by the exons ATGGA TTGGGCCACTTCAGCTGCCAAGGTGAATCCCTACAGCCGAGCTCGCATGACTGAGACGTGGCAGCAGCATACAGTTGCTCCTCCTCCAGTTGTCCACTCAATCCCTCCTGGAACTGAGAATTCATTAGGCTGTGCTGTATATGGCATTGTACTGCAGCCAGATGCAACATCTTTACAGCAGCAACAGAGTCAGCATGGACAGCATAGCCAACACAGCCAACAACACAATGGGAGTCAACAACATGGAGGTGGACAGCACAGTCAGCAGCAGCACTCAACCTCCCTACAGGTAGGTACAGAGGGAGGGAACAAATGTGGGGCCTGTGGACATGATATCTCTCACTTGGCCAACCCACATGAACACCAGTGCATGGTGAGTCAGGACAGGTCATTCCAGTGCACCCAGTGCTTGAAGATTTTCCACCAGGCAACAGACTTGCTTGAACATCAGTGTGTTCAGGTGGAGCAGAAGCCATTTGTGTGTGGAGTGTGTAAGATGGGCTTCTCTCTACTCACCTCTTTAGCCCAGCACCACACATCACATAACAGCACCAACCCAATGAAATGTTCAATATGTGAGAAAACGTACAGACCTGGTTCCTCTGGAAATGTCACGCCCAATCAAAATAATCTCCAACAGCCCAGCACTGACAGGGCATCAGCTAGCAGCAGCTCATCCATCCTACCCTTTCCCTCAGCACGAGACCGGCCATACAAATGCTCAGTTTGCCAGAAGGGCTTCAAGCATCTCTCGGAACTCACAAGACATGAGAGGGTGCATACAGGTGAGAAGCCCTTCAAGTGTGACACATGTGACAAGGCCTTCAGTCAGTCATCACACCTACAGCACCACCAGCGAACTCATAGTAGTGAGCGCCcatttaaatgtgctgtttgtgaAAAGAGTTTCAAGCATCGCTCTCACCTTGTACGCCACATGTATGTGCACTCTGGTGAGCACTTGTTTAAATGCAACCTGTGTGAGCTGCACTTCAAGGAGTCAACAGAGCTCCTTCATCACCCCTGCCACCCGCAAGGTTCCCGCCCGTTCCGATGTGCAACATGCGGTAAGGGTTTCAAACGGCCGTCTGACCTACGACAACATGAGCGTACACACTCTGAAGAGCGTCCCTTCCACTGTGATGAGTGTCAGATGAGCTTTAAGCAGCAGTATGCCCTCTTGCGCCACCGACGCATGCACAAGGACCCCACTGACCGTCCATTCAAATGTAATCTATGCGACAAGGGCTTTATGCAGCCCTCTCATCTCCTCTACCACCAGCACGTTCACGGCATGGACAACCTTTTTAAGTGCGCCTCTTGCCAGAAGGAGTTCAGCCAATCAGGAGAGCTGCTTAGACACAAGTGTG AATTTGTTCAGCATCGCTGTGACCCATCGCGGGAGAAGCCACTGAAATGTCCTGACTGTGAGAAACGTTTCAAATACTCATCAGACCTAAACCGACATCGGCGTGtgcacacaggggagaaaccataCGAGTGCAGCCACTGCAACAAGGGCTTCAAACAGAGAGAGCACCTTACAAAACACCAGAGCACACACTCCAGAGAAGGCCAGTTCAAGTGTGTATGGTGTGGTGAGCGTTTCAGTGACTTGGGATCTTTGCAGGATCACACAGTGCAGCACACAGCAGATGGAGGGGGTTATTCAGTTTCTCAGTGTATTTAA
- the znf319b gene encoding zinc finger protein 319 isoform X1: protein MDWATSAAKVNPYSRARMTETWQQHTVAPPPVVHSIPPGTENSLGCAVYGIVLQPDATSLQQQQSQHGQHSQHSQQHNGSQQHGGGQHSQQQHSTSLQVGTEGGNKCGACGHDISHLANPHEHQCMVSQDRSFQCTQCLKIFHQATDLLEHQCVQVEQKPFVCGVCKMGFSLLTSLAQHHTSHNSTNPMKCSICEKTYRPGSSGNVTPNQNNLQQPSTDRASASSSSSILPFPSARDRPYKCSVCQKGFKHLSELTRHERVHTGEKPFKCDTCDKAFSQSSHLQHHQRTHSSERPFKCAVCEKSFKHRSHLVRHMYVHSGEHLFKCNLCELHFKESTELLHHPCHPQGSRPFRCATCGKGFKRPSDLRQHERTHSEERPFHCDECQMSFKQQYALLRHRRMHKDPTDRPFKCNLCDKGFMQPSHLLYHQHVHGMDNLFKCASCQKEFSQSGELLRHKCGESSSTSPDKPYKCDVCGKGYKKSSTLQRHQNAHCQEKPLKCSLCDRRFLSSSEFVQHRCDPSREKPLKCPDCEKRFKYSSDLNRHRRVHTGEKPYECSHCNKGFKQREHLTKHQSTHSREGQFKCVWCGERFSDLGSLQDHTVQHTADGGGYSVSQCI, encoded by the exons ATGGA TTGGGCCACTTCAGCTGCCAAGGTGAATCCCTACAGCCGAGCTCGCATGACTGAGACGTGGCAGCAGCATACAGTTGCTCCTCCTCCAGTTGTCCACTCAATCCCTCCTGGAACTGAGAATTCATTAGGCTGTGCTGTATATGGCATTGTACTGCAGCCAGATGCAACATCTTTACAGCAGCAACAGAGTCAGCATGGACAGCATAGCCAACACAGCCAACAACACAATGGGAGTCAACAACATGGAGGTGGACAGCACAGTCAGCAGCAGCACTCAACCTCCCTACAGGTAGGTACAGAGGGAGGGAACAAATGTGGGGCCTGTGGACATGATATCTCTCACTTGGCCAACCCACATGAACACCAGTGCATGGTGAGTCAGGACAGGTCATTCCAGTGCACCCAGTGCTTGAAGATTTTCCACCAGGCAACAGACTTGCTTGAACATCAGTGTGTTCAGGTGGAGCAGAAGCCATTTGTGTGTGGAGTGTGTAAGATGGGCTTCTCTCTACTCACCTCTTTAGCCCAGCACCACACATCACATAACAGCACCAACCCAATGAAATGTTCAATATGTGAGAAAACGTACAGACCTGGTTCCTCTGGAAATGTCACGCCCAATCAAAATAATCTCCAACAGCCCAGCACTGACAGGGCATCAGCTAGCAGCAGCTCATCCATCCTACCCTTTCCCTCAGCACGAGACCGGCCATACAAATGCTCAGTTTGCCAGAAGGGCTTCAAGCATCTCTCGGAACTCACAAGACATGAGAGGGTGCATACAGGTGAGAAGCCCTTCAAGTGTGACACATGTGACAAGGCCTTCAGTCAGTCATCACACCTACAGCACCACCAGCGAACTCATAGTAGTGAGCGCCcatttaaatgtgctgtttgtgaAAAGAGTTTCAAGCATCGCTCTCACCTTGTACGCCACATGTATGTGCACTCTGGTGAGCACTTGTTTAAATGCAACCTGTGTGAGCTGCACTTCAAGGAGTCAACAGAGCTCCTTCATCACCCCTGCCACCCGCAAGGTTCCCGCCCGTTCCGATGTGCAACATGCGGTAAGGGTTTCAAACGGCCGTCTGACCTACGACAACATGAGCGTACACACTCTGAAGAGCGTCCCTTCCACTGTGATGAGTGTCAGATGAGCTTTAAGCAGCAGTATGCCCTCTTGCGCCACCGACGCATGCACAAGGACCCCACTGACCGTCCATTCAAATGTAATCTATGCGACAAGGGCTTTATGCAGCCCTCTCATCTCCTCTACCACCAGCACGTTCACGGCATGGACAACCTTTTTAAGTGCGCCTCTTGCCAGAAGGAGTTCAGCCAATCAGGAGAGCTGCTTAGACACAAGTGTGGTGAGTCGTCCAGCACCTCACCTGACAAGCCTTACAAGTGTGATGTTTGTGGCAAAGGCTACAAGAAAAGTTCAACATTACAGCGTCATCAAAACGCTCACTGCCAAGAAAAGCCCCTAAAGTGCTCCCTTTGTGACCGCCGCTTCCTGTCTTCTTCAGAATTTGTTCAGCATCGCTGTGACCCATCGCGGGAGAAGCCACTGAAATGTCCTGACTGTGAGAAACGTTTCAAATACTCATCAGACCTAAACCGACATCGGCGTGtgcacacaggggagaaaccataCGAGTGCAGCCACTGCAACAAGGGCTTCAAACAGAGAGAGCACCTTACAAAACACCAGAGCACACACTCCAGAGAAGGCCAGTTCAAGTGTGTATGGTGTGGTGAGCGTTTCAGTGACTTGGGATCTTTGCAGGATCACACAGTGCAGCACACAGCAGATGGAGGGGGTTATTCAGTTTCTCAGTGTATTTAA